TCCGATAGGACCGTCGATGCGTTGCAGGAATGTCTCAACGTCGGGGAAGACGGTAAGATGCAGATCGAGCGCGGCGATCTCCATGACGAGGCGCGCGATGTGGGAGGGGTTCGCGACGGCCAAATACACCCCCCGCATGGATGCTTTTCTCAGGTATCGAAAAAAGAGCCCGATCCCGCCACTATCGATGTAGGTCACATCTTTGAGCACCAAACAGATCGGCTTTCCCAAATCGAGCGCGACTTCGAGCGTTTGTCCAAGGATGTCGCGAGCACTGATATCCAGTTCCCCCGAGACGTGGATAGTCGTCGCGCCCCGGATCTCTTCACTGCGACACTCGAGCCCTTTTCGACGGTGTGCACGGTCCATCGCCACACCCCCGTGAGCGGTTTTCAACAGCTAGTATATAAAGCGCGTTTTGTTTGTCAAGTGGCTTTTAATAGGCTGCAGCACGTGTCTAATGCCACGGGGATGTCCTTCTGAAAGGTGACACACTGTAGTGGCGTAGGCGGCGAACCTGAGGTCGAAAATCGCGAAGAGCGCGCGTCGAATAACCCTCTGGGCGAGGGAAAGCAACGGCTCGTCCCATCCGAATACCGCAAGGGCCGTAAGACTCGTTTCACCTTGCGTATCTCCGAGGAGCTACTCGAGGAGATCCGGGACGTCGCTGTTGCTCTCTCGGGACCGCCAAATAGGCTGACCCTCTCCGACTTGGCGGGAAGCGCTCTGCGGAGAGAGGTCGACCGGCTCAAGCGCCTGTATAGATCTGGCAAAGAATTTGCGAAACGGGATCGGTTTTTGCGCCGGGTCGCCTGCCGATCGCGAAGTCGTAGGCGTTGTTGATCGTGGTCTCCGTCCGCAGGGCACGGCCTTCTTTCAGGTATTGTTTGATCCGGCAGTCTTTGTACTCCACGCGCACCGAGGGGATCACGCCGTCGGTTACGATGCGGGTGCGAAACCGCCCCGGCGTCCGTTTGGTGATCCGGTGCTGGAAGAGCAGCTGGATCCGATCGGGCTCGGCCGAGATCCAGATTCTCACGAATGACCGTCTCGAAAAGGAGCCGCCCCGTCTGCGGCCGGTTCCGGCCCTGTGTGAGGGCGCACTCCACCTGCAAAAACCGACAGGTCGTACCGATAGCCCGCCGCCCGGTCCCGCGCCGTAAAGGGGTGGGACAGTCGCCGCAGCTACTTTCGCACGACCCGGTCGATCTTCTGGGGGGTGAGCGCGGCACAGATCGCCTGCAGGCGCTTCGGCTCGGCACAGGAGAGCACGCCGTTATCCAACGCCTGGAACGCGATCCCGGCTTTGGTCAATTGCCGCTTCACGTACTCGTGCCCATTGAGACACACCTTGGCCTGGTAGGGAAAGTAGCCGGCAAACTTGATGAACAACGGCCCGAAGTCATCGTCGATCAAGTAGAAGTAGTAGTGATTGACCAGGGCGGTCGTGCGGTAGATCCACGGATACGACTTGCCCGTCTCGGGGTTCCGGCGCTTTTGCGTGCGACAGGTCATGAGCTTTTCCTGCGCCTTGCCGACGAACAGCTCCCCGCTCGATCCCGTAAAGCGCGCGCGGTACCGCGCGGCGCTATCGTCTTTGCGCTCCCCTTTCCGGAACGTGACCAGCGGGGGTGCTCGTCTGCGACAAACTGCTCAATGGCGCGTACGAATGCGGCGCTGATCGGGGCCATGAGCGCCGAGGACACCACCAGCGCGCCGCGATGCCGTCGGAAGAAGCCGACCACGCCGCCTTCGTTCTGGAGCTGCGGGGCGTAGGCATTGAGGTAGATCCGAGCGATCCCCTCGGTCTCCAGCGTGACGTGATCCTTCAGAATCGTCGACACGGTCAATGCTATACTCATAGGGAGGCTCCTGGCGTGCGGGACGTCGGCCTTATGGCCACTAACCGCTTCGGGCGGTTCCAGTTCCACGGGCTGTGGTTCTCGCCACAGACCCACCGCTCCCGCCACAGGGGCCTCAGTGTTTGGCAACGCAACACCCGGGCAAGGCCTCATTCAATGATTCCTTTGACCACATGCCTCGGTGGTCTGAGGCGAAGCCTCGTTAGTTGTAGTTTGACCAGTCATTCGTGACACACGGACTGCAACTTCTCGCGGAGCCGTTCGTAGGGCGTTTGTCCCTGAAGGGATCCGTGAGGAGGTTCGCAGTTATGGAAGCGCTCCCACTCTTCGAGCCGGGCATTGAACTCTGCGACCGATGAGATCACGACGCCCTGGAGCTGGCGATAGAACTCCTCATCGTCGATTCGATGGGAATGCTTGTCTTCCCGTTCGAGTATGGGCGTCGCGGTCGGATGTATCGATGCTGAATCCCCTTGTCGAGAATGTGCCAGTGGAACTGGGGCCCAAACTCAGGCCCGTTGTCCGTCTGAAGGCACTCGACACGAAAGGGAAGCTCACTGAGGACATAATCGATAAAGGCGATTGCACTCTGCTGGGTGTTCGCATTGAAGATCTTCAACACGCGCAGCCGCGTGCAGCCATCAATGACCGTGTACTGGTAGTACCATCGGGCACGTCCCGCCACGGGGGCGAGGAATTTCACGTCGACCTGTGACTGGTGGCTAGGCAATGGTTTCTCGTACCGCTGGAACCGTGTCTCGCGGTTCCGATAGCGCATGTTTGAGGCCAAGCGGCTGACCCCGGCACGCCGCAGAATGCGCCAGATACCCGCGGGGCTACGGTTGAACGCGTGGTAGCGCTTCAGGTACATCGAGATCCGACGCGGACCAAAATGAATGGTAGTAGCGTCGCAGATAGAGAATCTTCTCGACGACATCGGCTGGCGTCGCTCTGGGGAGTGATGGGGCCGGGGGGACCCGTTCCGAAGACCGCTCTCGCCGGCGCTCTGGTAGGGGCGATGATAGGTCTGTCGGCTGATCCGAAGTATCGGCAGATTTTGGCGACATTGCCTGTGACCTCTTCCACCTGCCGAAACTATCCAAGCCGGTGCCCGATGGCCCGTTCATCCGGACGCATGGTCCACCTCCCTGGTAGGCGTAGCGTTCCTACCCCATGTGTCACGGATGTCCTGCAGTTCTAGAGCTAGAAACGTTCGAGGTCGCGCAGCATCACGGTGACGGCGTAGCACCCGCCACGAAAGAAAGGGCCTGTTCTTCTCTAAGACACCCGTTCGCGTTGTTTCACCTGGAGGGCTTACACTCAACGAGGACACCCATACTCGCACCACCCCGCCCTGCCGAGCACCGATACCTGCTATCTACCCCACGTGGCCGCCAACGCCACGACTGCCGCAGTCATCACAACCGTTGTCGACCATCCCACGACATTTAGGGCCATCCCGTTTACCCGCTTGCCCATCACCTCTGGGTTGTTGGAGATTAGCATCAGCAGCACGAGCAGCGGCGGGGTAAGAAAACCGTTGATGATCGCGGTCCAGAAGAGCGCGTCGATAGTGTTGATTCCCACATAGTTGATGAGCATGCCGACGAGCGTCGAACCCACTATGACCGCGTAAAACTCTCTGGCGCGGTACGGCTTCCGGTCCAAGCCGTGCCGCCAGCCATAAGCTTCAGCTACTGCATACGCCGCCGATCCCGTCAAGATTGGCACAGCCAGAAATCCGGCGCCGATTAACCCGAGCGCAAACAGAGTCCGTGCCGCGTTTCCGACGAACGGACGAAGGGCTGCCGCGGCGTCGGCGGCCGACTTGATATCCGTTTTGCCGTGTGTGTACAACGTCGCGGCGGTGGTCAGGATAATGGAATAGGCGATGAGATTCGAGAGAAACATGCCGATGTTGATATCCCATGCGGCATAGGTCAGCTCGCAATCCGTCGCACCCCTCCGCTGCCACAGCCGCCGTTGGCCGATTGAGATCAGTTCTTCGACTTCCTGACTTGCCTGCCAGAACCACATGTACGGCGAGATCGTCGTTCCCAACAAGGCCACGAGCACCGAGAGAAACGTCCTGTCGAATCTAAGCATGGGGATGAACGTTCCTCGGAGCACGTCTGGCAGGTGCGGTTTGGCAAACAGCGAGGCGCCAACGTAGGCAAAAAGAGCTAGCGTGATCCATTTGAAGATGCTGGCTATCAAACGGTACGATCCCCACACTTGCAGAGCGACAATGAGCAACGAGATTGGCAGAACGAGAGCTACGATCGGAATCGGAACCAGCAAATTGATTGCCGCCCCGATCGCCCCGATATCCGCGCCGGCGTTGATTGTGTTGGCGACCACCAGGCCGAGGATCGCAGGATAGAGCACCACACGAGGGTAATGCTCCCGCAATACGCCGGTAAGCCCTTTTCCGGTCACCATGCCCACTTTGGCCGAAATAAACTGGGTTGCCGCCATCAACGGAAGGGTGAATAGGATCGTCCAGAGCGTCGAATAGCCCAGAGATGCGCCGGCGACGGCATAGGTACCCACCCCTGACGGATCGTCGTCCGACGCCCCAGTGACTAATCCGGGCCCTACGACTCGCAGCATCTTGAACAGGCGATTTGGTTCTCGGGCGATCTCGTGCTCCCGGGCACCGGCACCTGGCAGGGGGACGCTTGCTCCTTGCAGTTCCGCACCCTTGGCCACGCTTATGGTCCCTCTTCACTCGGTTCTGGAACCGAAAGACTCGACGATCTGGACGAAACAACTCAAGACCATCCGCCTCAAGCCGGCACGTTGCGAAGCCTTACGTGCAATACATGTCTACCCTGACCCTTGAGTGTCAAACCATCCTAGCGCCGGGCACGGAGCCGCCGGGATGCCGTGCCGCGTTCGCTCGCACAGTGCGACAAGAACCAGACGCGGAACCTCTCACTGGGTGTGTGGTTCCGCGTCCGTCATGACGTTTTCGACCGCCCGGACGGCCGCATCGAGCGCATCGATCCGCGTTTTCAGCGATTCCCCGCGCGCGAGTTCCCCGCCTGCCTGTTCACCGACCAGTCGTTTGAACGATCTCCCAGATCCACCGACCTTCTCTGTGCCGCGTCATTGGAACACAGAACCACTGTCCACGCTGGTACATGTTCCCGTGCCTCCCACGACAATGTTCGTCAACCACTACCGAACCTGGGGGCTGGCGCATATAGGGGCACCCGCGCGAATCTGTCGCGCACCGGACGTCGCGGGTTGAGCTAATGTCAAAGGGTGTGGAAATTGCTTCAAGCGGCGACCCCTCGTTTTAATGTCTTGGTCACCTCAACACCGTTCGTGAACTGAACACCATCGAGCACCTTGGCGACCAGGTGGGGCGCATCGATGCGCCGCCACCGACGTTCTGCCCGGCGCACGAATTGGAAGTCCAGATAGAGTCCCGTTTGCGCTTTCCGCATCTGCCGCGTCGTCCGGGTCCGCAGGCGCACTGGATCGAAGACCCACTCGATCGGATTGGACGTGCGCAAATTCTTCCAGTGCTCCCGCGGGAAGTCGTAGTAGGTGAGCAGCTCGTGTTGATGCTCGACGAGGGACGCCACCGCTCGCGGGTAGTCCCACTCGAACTGCCGCGCGAAACGTTGATTCCGTTCAGTCGCCTCGGTCCGCGTCGACGCCGCGTAGATGTCCCGGAGGAGCGGCTTCGCCTCCGGCTGGAGCCGTTGCGGCAGATTGTCCAGCACGTTCAGCATCTTGCGGCACCAGCAGAGCTGGTGCCGCGCCTCAGAATAGACCTCCCGCACCGCGCCCCACAAGCCCAGCCCGCCGTCGCCATTGAAGTCTCGTACTATTTTCAGCCCGCGGCGGCGCGGCTCTCGCAAGACATCGCGCCAGCTCTCGCGAGACTCTCGGTAGTCTTCGACCATCGCCAGCAGCTCTTTCTGGCCGTCTTCGGTGACGCCGATGACGATGAGGATGGCGGTCTTCTCATCGGCGGGCCCGGCCTTCAAATAGAGCCCATCCGCCCAGCAGTACGCGCAGCGCGCCTCAAGGGGACGCCACGCCCAGGCTTCGTACTCCGCCTGCCAGTGCGCCTTGAGGCGCACGATCGAAGTGGGACTGAGCGGAGCGGCCTCGCCCAGCAGCGCCCGGAGGGCGGGCTCGAAGTCCTCGGTCGCCAGGCCCTGGAGGTACAGCTCGGGCACCAAGGCGTGGATGACGTCGCTGGTCCGCTGGTAGCGGGGCAGCACCTGGGAGTGGAAGGGCTCCTCGGTATCACACACACGCGCGGGGCCCGGACCTCGAGCGTGCCGCAGCCCACCGCGATCTTGCGCGGCTTTCCCGCGCCATTGCCATAACCGCGTCGGCGCCCGGCCCCGTGCTCATAGCGCGCCCGCCCGAGATACTCCTCCACTTCCTGTTCCAACGCGTTGATCAGCATGCGCTGCGCACCCTCACGCGCCAGGACGTCCAGGGTCGACTGAATTTCCTCCTTGTCCACCCCCCGCTGCGGCTGGTATCCTGACACCGGCGTACTCCTTTCCCCTCCCCGGCCAGGGAGGTTTCCGATGTGGTGGATGCTCTCGGAAAGGGTACGCCACTTGAATTTCCACACCCTTTGCTCCGCGGGTTTCGTGATCCGCTAGACAGCGCCGAGATGTGACAAATATCGTCGATCGTTTATCATTGATGAACCGCCGGACTCTTCCCCTTTTAGAGCGACGTGATGCCCAATCGGTTGAAACTGGCGCCTAGTGGACCGAGTCATTGATGCGTGATACACATTCGACTCCGGGTTGTTGTAGGTCCAGAGGAAAGGCTCAACTGGCGTCTTGTTGCGGTGTGTGTAGGCTAAGACCGTTTGCTCAAGGTCAGGCATGAATGCAGCATGGCATGCGCCACCTAATCGTGTCAGTTATTTCAGACTCGTGCCACTTGCAGTCTCCTCGGGGGGCTCGGGCGCCAACGAGTTTTGCATTTGGAGACCGGATGAGCTTCGCGTGGCATCATTCAGGTCGTTCTGTCTCAGCCGCGGTTTGCACCATCGCAACATCTTCAATCCCGTCTGCAGGCGTTGTGATGTTCAGCGGAACGGACCAGCGCAGTTCGATGTCCATCGTGCCTTTGCCTCCGTTCTCCTCGGCGCAAATCTTCAGTTCGATCGCCCCGCCAAGATGATACGCGAACCGGCGTCCTCCACTACGGAAGATCAGCGCCCCATGCAGGAGGCCGAGACAGATCCTGTTCATCAACTCTGCTGCCTCAGCATAAGGAAGTGACGCAGTTGCGTGCAATGACTCTTTCACGTCCTCCCTCGATCGCTTGGTCATGGTGCGTGCAACCCCCACCCAGCAGCAGGGAGGCCCCGAACACCGGGCGCATGAACCAGCCGACGGCAAGTCGTGAACGTGTGCGCGGATGCCTGCCACACTGCCAAGTGCCCCTTGTGCGGCTGGGTCTTCACCGTTGCCGCGTTTTGCGCCGCACCAGCGCATTCGACCATTGTGCCGCC
This genomic stretch from bacterium harbors:
- a CDS encoding divalent metal cation transporter translates to MAKGAELQGASVPLPGAGAREHEIAREPNRLFKMLRVVGPGLVTGASDDDPSGVGTYAVAGASLGYSTLWTILFTLPLMAATQFISAKVGMVTGKGLTGVLREHYPRVVLYPAILGLVVANTINAGADIGAIGAAINLLVPIPIVALVLPISLLIVALQVWGSYRLIASIFKWITLALFAYVGASLFAKPHLPDVLRGTFIPMLRFDRTFLSVLVALLGTTISPYMWFWQASQEVEELISIGQRRLWQRRGATDCELTYAAWDINIGMFLSNLIAYSIILTTAATLYTHGKTDIKSAADAAAALRPFVGNAARTLFALGLIGAGFLAVPILTGSAAYAVAEAYGWRHGLDRKPYRAREFYAVIVGSTLVGMLINYVGINTIDALFWTAIINGFLTPPLLVLLMLISNNPEVMGKRVNGMALNVVGWSTTVVMTAAVVALAATWGR
- a CDS encoding amphi-Trp domain-containing protein; protein product: MKESLHATASLPYAEAAELMNRICLGLLHGALIFRSGGRRFAYHLGGAIELKICAEENGGKGTMDIELRWSVPLNITTPADGIEDVAMVQTAAETERPE
- a CDS encoding STAS domain-containing protein, with translation MDRAHRRKGLECRSEEIRGATTIHVSGELDISARDILGQTLEVALDLGKPICLVLKDVTYIDSGGIGLFFRYLRKASMRGVYLAVANPSHIARLVMEIAALDLHLTVFPDVETFLQRIDGPIGHAHLEKPAGGHSEVG
- a CDS encoding IS256 family transposase is translated as MLPRYQRTSDVIHALVPELYLQGLATEDFEPALRALLGEAAPLSPTSIVRLKAHWQAEYEAWAWRPLEARCAYCWADGLYLKAGPADEKTAILIVIGVTEDGQKELLAMVEDYRESRESWRDVLREPRRRGLKIVRDFNGDGGLGLWGAVREVYSEARHQLCWCRKMLNVLDNLPQRLQPEAKPLLRDIYAASTRTEATERNQRFARQFEWDYPRAVASLVEHQHELLTYYDFPREHWKNLRTSNPIEWVFDPVRLRTRTTRQMRKAQTGLYLDFQFVRRAERRWRRIDAPHLVAKVLDGVQFTNGVEVTKTLKRGVAA